A single Lactuca sativa cultivar Salinas chromosome 8, Lsat_Salinas_v11, whole genome shotgun sequence DNA region contains:
- the LOC111884484 gene encoding delta(12) fatty acid desaturase DES8.11 translates to MGAGGNMLDPSKANDILKRVPVEPPFSLSDLKKAIPAHCFERSLIRSSYYVVHDLVVAYVFYFLADKYIPILPYPLAYLAWPVYWFCQASILTGLWVIGHECGHHAFSDYQWIDDTVGFIVHSALLTPYFSWKYSHRNHHANTNSLDNDEVYIPKRKSKVTLYSKILNNPPGRVFTLVFRLTLGFPLYLLTNISGKKYGRFANHFDPMSPIFTQRERIQVLLSDFGLLAAFYAIKLLVDNKGAAWVTCIYGVPVLGVFVFFVLITYLHHTHLSLPHYDSTEWNWIRGALSTIDRDFGFLNRVLHDVTHTHVLHHLISYIPHYHAKEARDAIKPVLGEFYKIDRTPIFKAMYREAKECIYIEPDEDSEQKGVYWYHKM, encoded by the coding sequence ATGGGTGCAGGTGGTAATATGTTGGATCCAAGTAAGGCCAACGATATACTAAAACGTGTCCCAGTTGAGCCACCATTCTCATTAAGTGATCTAAAGAAAGCAATCCCTGCTCATTGCTTCGAGCGATCTCTCATCCGTTCATCTTACTATGTTGTTCATGATCTCGTTGTTGCTTACGTCTTCTACTTCCTTGCCGATAAATATATTCCTATTCTTCCTTATCCTCTAGCTTACTTAGCATGGCCAGTTTACTGGTTCTGCCAAGCAAGCATTCTTACTGGCTTATGGGTCATCGGTCATGAATGTGGTCACCATGCCTTTAGTGACTACCAGTGGATTGATGACACAGTCGGCTTCATCGTCCACTCTGCTCTCCTCACCCCTTATTTCTCTTGGAAATACAGCCACCGAAATCACCATGCCAACACAAATTCACTTGATAACGATGAAGTTTACATTCCTAAACGCAAGTCCAAAGTCACGCTTTACTCTAAAATTCTTAACAACCCACCTGGTCGAGTGTTCACCTTGGTGTTTAGGTTGACCCTTGGGTTTCCTTTATACCTCTTAACTAATATTTCTGGCAAGAAATACGGAAGGTTTGCGAACCACTTTGATCCGATGAGTCCAATTTTCACCCAGCGTGAACGGATTCAAGTTCTGCTATCGGATTTTGGTCTTCTTGCTGCATTTTATGCAATTAAACTTCTAGTAGATAACAAAGGAGCTGCTTGGGTAACCTGCATATATGGAGTTCCAGTGCTAGGCGTATTTGTCTTTTTTGTTTTGATCACGTATTTGCACCACACCCATCTGTCATTACCTCATTATGATTCAACTGAATGGAACTGGATCAGAGGTGCTTTGTCAACAATCGATAGGGACTTTGGCTTCCTGAATAGGGTTTTACATGACGTTACACACACTCACGTCTTGCATCATTTGATTTCATACATTCCACACTATCATGCAAAGGAGGCAAGGGATGCAATTAAACCAGTCTTGGGCGAGTTTTATAAGATCGACAGGACTCCGATTTTCAAAGCAATGTATAGAGAGGCCAAGGAATGCATCTACATCGAGCCTGATGAAGATAGCGAGCAAAAAGGTGTATATTGGTACCATAAAATGTGA